The sequence CAAGGAATTTGTAGTTCATTAAGTAGTTAAAAGCAATTACTCTTGTATTACATTGTTTAATTCTTTCCTCTCTCGAATCagttgtataaaataaaatataaaatataaaaaatcatgCTACTATTCAACCATGTTCATCAATTAGGTGAAAACATCCTTCAAATTAGTGATGAAAATTTGTCATATAGGGCTCCGGACAATGAGGTTCAGTGCACTTACTTTATATAACTGaaatcaaaccctaaacctCAACCGGCCAAATTAAAGTATAGCTGAACACAAACTCGCACAATACATGCAAACTTGAAGTATCACAACATTCTAGATATATCAATCTTTTTAGTATTCTTTGTCACCTAGTGCAATTGTTGCTCGAGTATCTCGcagtaattttatatttgaactcTGCAAAGACCATCATATGttacaaataatattatatcatTACTAATGCGAACAAACTACATGTTCTTTTCCTTGAtctccaaaataataattaacaaGTCCCCATGGGTTTTTTAATTAACTAGCTAGTTAATTAGTTGTCTTTTcgcacatatatatatactagctTTCAATAACGATTTTGTAGACGGAGTTGACGAAAAATGGTAAAGTGGGATAGTGAATACGGTTCTGAAGGGTTTAGTGTGCAAATTTAAGTTTCATAGGGTAAATGAGATGAGACCAACATTCGAGTCTAAGGAGGAAAACAGTGATTAagttattttaataattgaaaatggACTAGGCACTCCTAGTATGATCTCAAAACATCAAATATTTTGTTGGTAGCTGCAGATGGGTATGGCAAGTACAAGACTAAATAATCTAGTCAATAAGGTACTTCGAACCCTAGCTAGCCAGTATATATGACAAGACAAGTGATTAGAGTATGTGTCTTTGCTCGTGTGGATGGTTTGTAATTTTGCATCTTATCTTATGCCACATCAAACAGCTTGGACTAGGAAGCTTCATGGCACTGACGTTTCAGGCACCGACCTTAACAGAAACGAAACTTTACAATAATCGATTGCTAACAAGGGACGCACGAGGCATGCCATAAGATTCCCGATCGATGTGGGATTCAATCTAAAATTGTAATTATCCTCAAACCTCAACATGTACACAACAAGACTGAAGGAGGAATTAGAAGAAGCCATCCATAATTGAACAACGTGAGGCAAGTCTGTCTTTACACTGAAGCCAAGGTGGAAGCACAATTTATTAATCAAAGactagtttttttaattattgggTTTaagttaatcattttattaatcGCATAGTTGATGAATAATCATCATTGGTTTTAGAGTACGATTGAAGAAAGCCACTGCCCCTAACAGCTGCCGTAGTACTTTACTATCCAAACTCTTCCCTTTGTATTACTTGCTCTCACCACCACCTCTTCAGCAACAAAACTTATATGAAACGGgataacattattttgttatcATCAGCCAATTATCACGTATGACATAACATGATTGACCGAAATAGCAAAATAATAATGTTATTCCCATTGTACACAAGCTTTCCAAGACATAGAGCCAAAagttatttatataattaatgcTTCATATACTTTTGAGAGACTTTTAATTAGTGGTTGCTATCCCTAGGTGCATATTTGATAGCTGGCATTGTTGCTCAAAGCTATACAATATTTGATGGATTATACAAATCTTTTGGATTGGTAGAATTCAAGTTCAGTTCATTGTATCCAGGTCTCGATCGCCCAATTAGAAGTACATAGAATCTAAAAAGTGATTCTTTTCAATTCCCTATTGGTGTTAATGGATTAATTGGGATTACTGTATTGAAATTTGTTGGGTTTTAAAAACAACACATTGCAAAGCCCGATAGTACAAGAGAAGTAAATCGAAGTTAGTTTTTATAATCATtgatgtgtatatatataaaggggCATACATTTTATGTACATATAAGTACTACAGATAACtgaaaaatgatattttttacGAGACAATCTAGCatgttaattatattattgttttattaatttgagtcgttaatcatataaaattacattGGTCGTCTGACAAAATCATAAGATGTCAAATTATATGACAAATAGCATTTCCTAGCTATTACTTCTTTGGGTTTGGTTCCTTTAAATCTTATGTCTACTTGAAAACTATAACCCCAGCCAATGGATTGTCAATAAGTTAGGCATGTAATAATTTCAAAGGAGAATTGGTCCAAGCAAGTAGCTCCAATTTTGGAACCGTCTAAATCATGAAGGATTTGTTAGAAAATGTATCGCAACATGATCTCTGAGTGCTAGCCAAGGCTACCACTATATGGCTCATATTTCTCATGGACCCATCTTCATATTCGTGGTCTTAGGCTTCTAGCAAGAATTTCAGGTTTAATGAATTATAACAATAATATCTGTATTGAGACGCATCAgccagaaggaaaaaaaaaaaaaaaaaatagatgggTCCGTTTAGATTTTTATTTGGACTTAAATTTCAAGGTTTTTAAACACCTCTCAATTCGAAGCAATTCGAAGCACGCAAAACTCAAGGAGCTGTCCACTTCAGTTTTTTGTCGAATCATGCACAAAATGACATATTATGGAAAATTCCAAATCGAACTAACATGATTTTGTTGGAGAGAGGGGACGACATGACATGCACGGCCACTAGTTTGTGTAGCAGTAACACCAAATTACACAGGTCTAAATTAGCACAACATTTAAAATGACAATAGAGTagtgagaaaatataaaacgTCTTCTTTGactttgtcttttcttttcattttgatcaATAATTGTTATAGAATCAAAATTGATTTGTAATAGCTTGTTATAGTTACTTCTACAATTCTATTTACCAATTAAATGAGTTCAGATTCTCTGTTTATATTATCGTATCGATGCTATACTCGCATTCAAAACTACATCGATTTATACTTGTATTTAGTTTCTTTGCCCAACGTCAACACTAAACGAAACCCTAGAAGCTTAACTTAATTCCCAAAAGGACATTGTTTTGAATAAGAGTAATGCAATATTAACATTcctattttcaaaatgacCTCCTAATTAACTTggtgtcattttctttcttattagAAAAACCTGCTAGATCTCTTAGGCATACACCTTGAGATTTTTCTCACCAACCAAAACTTTTTGAACCAGCGAATATCTGTTAGTTGAAATTTCTGCGGATGAAGTTGTTCACTTCGTCaagaggtatatatatatactttagATTTTGAAGATTTCGTCTGCAAAAtcctaataaaaaaattttattgaagGAATCCACAGTAggtgagatatatatatacggtctcatatgcatgcatgtaaaaaatagtttataatataaaatgcaCGGATGCATGCggaaattttatttgagtttaAATTGATTGACTACCACTGCCAATATATTCTCTGCTTCATATTTCCGGATACTGACTATTGAGCAATAAAAATTGTACTAGATTAATTTGGTGGTTGGCAGCATTTCCCATAAAAGATCTTCAACGATTGACTGCAAATGCaatgaaaatagaaaacacACTTGTAAGCTCGCAGATAATGGGGCAGGTGCAATTTTCACTTCTGATAAgaccctttttgttttttttgtttttttgttttttttttcgaagTTGTAATTCATTGCAAACTCTCAAAGAGGTAGAGAACAGTACAAATAAAGTCAAGTAAAAGCACCAGCCataaaactaacaaaaaacaaacatgaacAAATCTAGCTAAACTAGTACAGTATAGAATGAAGATCATATTCCCGagccaaaaattaaaatatcaaaagccAACAAAAAGACATTTAGCCCACAAAGCTGATAAGACCTTCTCTCTCGCGAAAAGCTTGTAACTCTATTAATGGACTATGGAGCCCTTTTGGACTTTAACCCGATCTCATCCTATGGACTATATGGAGCAGATCTTTCAGTcctaaatcaaatcaaacccatATAACTTCCAAGTTTTGTGGCCAATCGAACCCAAGTTTGTGAGGTGATTTGTTGAACTGGGCTACTTTCATTTGTGTATGCCATAACTGTAGCCCAGCTATTGAGTCTAATTGGTAAGCAAGGTCAGGTCAGACTAAGCCTCTTGTTCCGTTGGATCAAATTAATTAGCCGTTAGatcaaattagttagcatGATCCAACAATTAAGAGATAGGACATCATCTAAGGGTCCTATAtaaggccctcactatagaatgactcctTCACATATTTGTAGACGCGGGTTAAGTGAGTTGGCCAGAGGAGTGAGTCCGCCCTTTGCACATAAGTTCGAATTCTCTTTTCCGTTGATTAAATtatcacatgtatttaaaagaaggaaaaaacaatCTTGACATAACTAATTTCCCTtatccttttctcttttctctttttgagTAATCCATTTAGATATACCTTGgatatttcattttcttattatagATGGGAAAATTCTACAATGTGCCTGGTGCATGGATGCGCCACTTATTATGGATCATTGGATGAGTAGTTGGGGCACGTGGGGTAATCCACACCTTTGATTGTTGGTTATCGGTTAAAtggacaaaagaaagaaagaaagaagttcTAAATTCTATGTTGTTGTGTCCCTTCAAACAAAAGAGAACCTATGCCTCGACTACACGAAGGGTAGACGTAGCAGAGCATCACAAAATGAGTGGAAAATGTCATTCACAAACGAAAACAACCCATACCTAACCCCAaaatacagaagaaaaaaaaaccaaaagcataATCCTGCAACAAATTACTGACAAATTAATCAACCGGCACCACACTGTAAGTCTATATATCCTTCCTTTCCACTAATGTTTCAAGAAACTTACATATATAACTTGGCCTCCATGTCACGTTTctatcttcatcttcattttcTGTGGCCAAATTAATTCTTCATGGTTCCATGGTTCCATGTTTCTCAATACAACACTTTGATTTGATGACCTTTAACTCTATAAATCCAAAAGATGCTGCAAaaacaagtgaaaaaaatgGCACCCACAACACTTTTTCTCATGCACATTTGGTTTTGGATCACATGCAGTGTCAATGCCACAAGGCCTTCACCAAAATTCCCAGCCATTCTAGTCTTTGGTGATTCAACAGTGGACACTGGCAACAACAATTACCTCAAAACAGTGGCCAAGGGGTAACCATTTCCCCTATGGCAAAGACTTTCCTGGTAAAGTTCCAACAGGCAGGTTTTCTAATGGAAAACTTGTCCCTGACTTCATTGCCTCCCTCTTAAAGATCAAAGAAGCCGTTCCTCCTTTTCTTGATCCAAGCCTTTCAAACAACGACCTTGTCACCGGTGTCAGCTTTGCGTCAGGGGGATCTGGATACGATGATATAACTGCTGCCGTTGTCGGGATCATACCATTTTCAGAGCAGATAGAGTTGTTCAAGAAATACATTGTGAGAGTTGAGGGGATTTTGGGGGAAAAGGAGGCTGACAAGTTAATTAATCGTGCACTTGTTATAATAAGTGCAGGTACCAATGACTTTGGTTTTAATATCTATGACATACCCACAAGAAGATTAGAGTTCAACATTACTGGGTACCAAGATTTTCTGCAGAAAAAGCTACAAATGTTCATTAAGGTAAAGTATGATAAATTCCTATCCCTTTCAcatgcaatttttatttttattttttgcatgtgattctgttttttttgtcaaagCTGTAATTTGGAGCTTTCAGAAAGATCTTAAACATGTGAAGCATCTCATCACAAGCACATATGTGTAACATCAAGCCTTTTTcagaaatatatattgtattcAACATGtacttattattaatttacaataatttttcatgtctatttatatatatatatatatatatgtatgtaggAACTATATGAGCTTGGATGCAGAAAAATCGTAATAACAGGGCTTCCTCCAATAGGCTGCCTGCCCATACAAATAACTGCAAAATCTGGAAATCCAAAGAATAGAATATGTGTAGACAATGAGAATTCAGATGCCCAAATTTACAACCAAAAGCTTGTAAAACTATTGCCCAAGATACAGTCACTCTTTCCAGGGAGCAAAATTGTCTATGCAGATGTCTATGAGCCATTAACTGACATGATCAACAATCCACAAAAATTTGGTGAGcaaaagttattttaaattattaatctgAGTTTAAAtatgattattaaattattggTTCTTTCTTGTGCATAAAGGTTTTGTGGAAACAAAGAGAGGCTGCTGTGGTACAGGGCTTGTGGAAGCAGGGCCTCTGTGCAATGCATTGACACCACTATGTGCCAATGACTTGGAGTACTTATTTTGGGACAGCATACATCCCAGTGAAGCTGCCTACCACTACATTTCTAAGTACTTGGAGAAGGAAGTCCTTCCAAAGCTTGCTTATGATCATCAATCACAGCAGTTGATTAGTCTATCCGATCTAACAGATGATCGATACTGATAATGAACTTCTCCGTTCGAGTTCCATATACATCTGGTTTGTAAAGTCATTTACTTGATTTCTATGCAACTATCAAGGGAAAATGGAAATCGCCAATATTAATGCAGCCCAATTAAATCTATAAATTTCTGTGTTATGTTGATTTCTTGAAGTATGAATATGTAAATGTGGGTACTTATAATGACACCAAGAAAGCTGTCATAAAAGTATTTCTTCTAACTGGTTTTCTATGCCAAAATATATCTTCCATAAACCATTGTCGGGTTTTGGCAAGTGGGTTGCTGATGAAAGTTGCAGACACTGATGAAAGTTGCAGACAAGACCTACCACCCCCACCCCCATCACCGTCAGGAAccaccatttttcttttgaatttgaagggTTTTAACAAGTTGCCAAGTCAGTGAACCGAACAGTCTGCGAGCACAAGCAAAACCTGGCGTTGTCATTTCTTGCACAACTTATTGAGATTACGCACACCTAGAAAGCAAATTTTTATAGTTATTAGAGCATCTACAATGGACTCTAAATCATCATTTCAGACAAATTTTAGGtaggaattggaaaaatacaactccaaaCATACTCCCTAAAATAGAGAGACCTCTAATGGCTCCATATAATTTAATAAGTATTTCAAACCCTtaattaatgctaactattttttatattatttttaataaagattgaccaattaaaaaaaagatataacaTTTATGACTCTCTAAATAGAGAGCATAATTGGAGTTTAAATGttatagagagctcctaaaataatttttatatattttaaactaaaatttaactgaaaaataaagagCAAGATTGTGAATGCTCTTAGTACTTCCTATCCGATAATTATGACATATTTACTTATGAATCAAACTTTCTCTTCGCTTACTAATAGATGGTTTTCAAACCCGAAAAATACTATGGGTCATGTAAATTAGTTGCAGGAAAACTATGGGTCATGTAAATTAGTTGCAGGAATGTGTTTAATCAGCAGAGACAGCAAAACAGCAATTGCTatgcaacaaaagaaaattacgaGGACACCAAAACCTATGATTTCCAATGAAAATAGTAAAACCAAAACTTATGAGATTGATAACAGCACCAATCTATGGCATTCACAAATAAGAGGGGagggggaaaaagaaaaactgtaCTACACACAAGCAAACATCTAGGGTACAAGGTGGTCACAAGTTCTTTCGGACCATTCAATAatacataaacaaaatttttgttGTAAACTTCCTTTTT comes from Prunus dulcis chromosome 6, ALMONDv2, whole genome shotgun sequence and encodes:
- the LOC117632252 gene encoding LOW QUALITY PROTEIN: GDSL esterase/lipase At2g30310-like (The sequence of the model RefSeq protein was modified relative to this genomic sequence to represent the inferred CDS: deleted 1 base in 1 codon) is translated as MLQKQVKKMAPTTLFLMHIWFWITCSVNATRPSPKFPAILVFGDSTVDTGNNNYLKTVAKGNHFPYGKDFPGKVPTGRFSNGKLVPDFIASLLKIKEAVPPFLDPSLSNNDLVTGVSFASGGSGYDDITAAVVGIIPFSEQIELFKKYIVRVEGILGEKEADKLINRALVIISAGTNDFGFNIYDIPTRRLEFNITGYQDFLQKKLQMFIKELYELGCRKIVITGLPPIGCLPIQITAKSGNPKNRICVDNENSDAQIYNQKLVKLLPKIQSLFPGSKIVYADVYEPLTDMINNPQKFGFVETKRGCCGTGLVEAGPLCNALTPLCANDLEYLFWDSIHPSEAAYHYISKYLEKEVLPKLAYDHQSQQLISLSDLTDDRY